The DNA region ACGTGAGGCGACGGGTCAGCAGCGTCAACAGCCGTACGTGGCAAGGGAGATGGCCGCTCCGGTGGACCCCTAGTAGTCGAGCCCCGGGTACCACTCGCCCCGCCCCCGCGGAGTCAGGTCGAGCAGGTGCCACACCGGGCTGAACAGGTCGATGCCCCGCTCGCCGATGTCTTCAGCCATACGGGGGTGGACAGAGTAGAAGTGGCTTACTGCACCGGCCTCGTCGCGGGTGAAGACCGACAGCGTCGAGTCCTGGCCCCCCTCGGCGTCCTCGCTGCCCAGGTCGTACTTGAAGGTGCCGGAACCGGCGCTCAGCAGCCGCAGATTCCTCCACCCGCGATTGCGGGCGTGGGCGCGCAGCTCGGGCAGCCCGGCCGCGGCGACGACCGCGAAGTCGGCGTTCCGCGTGACGTGGCGGACCACTCCGTTGAGGCCGTCGAGCCACATCGTGCACATGGGGCACGGCTCGGTCTGCCGCTTGCCGTACATCAGGTGGTAGACGATCAGGTCCCGTCCGGGCCGGGTGAACAGCTCGCTGAGCCGCACCTGGCGCACGGGCTCGTCACCGGCGTCCAGGCCGGACGGGCCCTCCTCGAAGACGTAGTCCTCTACGACGGGTCCCGGCGGCAGCTCCCGGCGCATGGCGGCGACGCGTTCCCGCTGCCGCATCAGCTCGATCTCGGCTTGCCGCAACTCCTCGCGGGCGCTGACGTATTCGGCCGACTCCGTGGCGAGATTGGTCTGGCGCATGGCTACCCCGCTGCCCCGACTCGATGTGCCCGTGGCCGCTCGGCTCCGGGCCTGGCCCGGCCACCGTAAGCGGTGAACCCCCCGGTCAGGGCGCCTTGCGGGGCGTGCGGGTCGCCGTGTCCTGCGGGGCGGCCGTCCGTGTCGCTGCGTGCCCGTCGTCCGGTGTGTGCGGGCGTCGGCGTCTCAGTGGTTCAGCCTTCCCCGCGGTCTGGGTCCGGTCAGCCGTTCCAGGCGTCCTCGTCCGCGAGCTTCCGGGCCTCCGCACCCGTGAGCGCTCTGGGGTACGCGCGCACCCCGGCGACGGTCCCCTCGAGTCCGCGGATGAACCCTTCGCCCAACTGGGCCCGGCCGACGGCGAATTCGCCCTCCGTGCTGCTGTCGCCGTCACGGCCGACGGAGTCCTCCAGCTCGCCGTCGACGTACAGGCGAATCCGTTCGTCGGACGCGTCCCACACCCCGGTCAGCGAGGTCCAGCGGCCGGCACGCGGTGCGGAGTCGGACTCCGCCTCGTCGGCGGGCGAGGTCCGGGAGTCCGCCTGGTGCATGCGCATCTCCCAGCGGTTCTCCACCGCGTCGTACTGGAGCTGGAAGGAGCTGATCTCGGTCCCGTCCTGGCTGGCGACGGTCTGGTACTCGTCCGTGTTGCTCAGCTTCACGCGAGCCGACACCGAGAAGCTGCGGTCGGTGTCGAGGACGGGCCCCCGCGATGTCACCGACTGCTGCCCGAAGAAGGCCAGTCCGCCGTCCGCCAGCGGCTTCGGCAGCGGATCGCCCTTCGGCGTCCCGTTCTTGCCGTTGCCCGAACTGTCCGCCGCCACCGGCCCGTCGGCGTCCTTGTCGTCTCCGAAGAGCCACTCGAGGGCCGCGCCCTTCACGGCGGGCGAGGGGGTCGGGGAGGGGCGCCGGTCCCGGCCCTCGTCGCCCGGCGGGGCGAAGTCGCCGCCGCCCGACCTCGACGGGGACGGGGACGGTGAGTTCGAGGCGGACTTCGACGGCCCGGGGTCGCGGGGCTGGGAGGTGGACGGTGTCTCCTTCGACGGCACCACGCCTGCGAGTTCGGAGAGTTTCGTGCCGACACCCTGCGCGTAGGCGAACGCCACCGCCGCGGAGCACACGCCCACGGCCGCCGCGACCTGGGTGACCCGGCGGCCACGCATACGGTCCCGGCCGCGTATCCGGTCCCGGCCGCCCGTGCGCTCCCGGCCGCGAGCCCTGGCGGGCGGAGCGAGGGGCGGTGCCGTCGGCGGAGGTCCCACCGGCGGCACAGGTCCGGCCTCCGGTGAAGGACCGGCCGTCGGCGAAAGTCCGGCCGTCGGCGAAGGACCGGCCGGTGCCGCGGACGACGCGGACGTGGCCGCCGCGGCTCCGCGGCGGTGGCGTTCCCGCCCGCCTCCGCGCCTGCCTCCGCGCCCGCCCTCACGCCCGCTCTCACGCCCGCTCTCACGCCCGCCCTCGCGTCCGATCACCGGGATCTCGATGGTCGTCGACGCCCACTCTCCGCGCCGTGACTCGGCGTACTGCGGCCCTCCCCAGGGCAGCAGCGCCTGTACGAGGAGGCCGCCGAAGTCGGAGTGCATACGCTCCAGATCGGCGACCGCGCGTGCGCAGTAGCCGCACTTTGCCAGGTGCTCGACCACGTCGCCCGTGTTGCCGCCGCGGCCGTCGGCGTAGGCCATGACCACGCGGTGGAAGCGGCGGCAGTCGTCCGCCATCCCGTACTGGTGGATCTGCTCGTAGGCGTAGTAGAAGTCCCGGTGCGCACGCCTGATCAGTACGGAGACCTCCTGGGACTCCGACGAGCCGGAGCCCAGCAGTGGGGCGATGGCGTCACTGTCGGCACGCTCCACGAGGTGGTGCCACAGCACCGTCTGAAGGTTGGGCGGCAGCGAGTTGAAGGCGCGGGCGGTGACGGAGCCCTGGTGCAGGAAGGCGGCACCGCCCTGTCCGTCGGGTTCCTCGTAGGACGTCTGCGGCTGCGGTCGCGCGGCCAGCCATACCGCCAAGTCGGCCTCGAGAACGGCACGATGGCCGGTCTCCGCGACTCCGGCCGCGGCCCACAGCACCAGCGCCAGGGCCTGCGGACGCACCGCGCCCGCGGTGATCCCGCCCTCGGCCGCCGCCGACTGCCATGCGCGCCGCGCCAGTTCTTCCACGGCGGAAACGTCGTTCAGACAAATGGCCGCAAACGCCCGAACGGCGTCGAAATGCCGCCGTTCCAGCTCCGCCAGCGCGGCCCCGGCCGACTCCCCGCCGCCGCGGACGAGTTCGACGAGCCCAGCGTCAGAGACACACTCGGTTTCCATGCCTTCGAATTCCCGTCGGCCAAGGCGCCCCTCACCGGCGGAAGCGCGTGGCCTCACGCAGACGGCTGGGTGACGCTCAGGTCCACTGTGACCAGCCCGGCGAACTGCCCTGCCGGGCCGGCGGACCGCATCGTCCGCACGCTGCCCTCACCACGCTACCGCCGGCCTGCGCCGACGGCCCGTCCCCGCCGAAGATTTGGCACAGATCGACAAGTCCCCTTGGCCCGAAGGGGCGTTGCGCGTGACATTCACGGACACCCCGGCTGTTCTGCGCCAGCACACCTACGCGGCAGATGGAGGTCTTGTCCGGGGAAGTGGCGTTATCGACACGCATTCATGCGGCGCGCAGAACCGGTCGTCCCGTAAGCGCCGGTGACGCTGATCCACACTACGGACCCCCCGCACCCGCCGCCCGCGCACCCGCACTCCCGCGTCCGGATTCCGCCAGCGGACCGGGCGCGGGCGGCCGACGCTGGAGCGCATGACGGCATACACACCGCTTCCCATCCCTCCCACCACGCTCAAGGAACTCCGCGACACCGACGACTCCGGGCGGCCCTTCCGGCCGTACACGGCACGTGCGGACGGCGTCCCCCTCAACTGCGTGGGCAGTCCGCTGCGTTGCTGCCTGCGGGCTATCGAGCCGGGCGAACGGGTCGCGCTCGTCTCCTACGCGCCGCTGCGCCGCTGGGCGGCGGCGACCGGGGCGGACCCGGGTGCGTACGACGAGTCGGGGCCTGTGTTCATCCATGCCGCGGAGTGCGGGGGCCCGCAGGACCCTGGCGGCTACCCCTTCGCCCGTCCGGGCGCGCTGCGCACCGTCCGCCGCTACGACGCCGACGGCCGTATCGCCGGAGGCCGCCTCGTCGAGATCCCCGAGGACGTGGAGGCGGGGTTCGACCAGGCGTTCAGGGAAGCCTTCAGCCGTCCGGAGGTAGCACTCGTACATGTGCGGGCAGTCGAATACGGCTGCTTCCAATTCGAGGTACGACGGCCGTAGTTCAGCCCTGCGGCGGCCGGAGGGGCGACATGTGGAAGCAGGGTCAGTCGGTGAGCCCGGCGTCTCGTGCCAGCAGGGCGGCCTGGACGCGGTTGGAGACTTCGAGCGTGGTCAGTATCCGGCTGACGTGTGCCTTGACGGTGCTCTCACGCATGCCGAGCCTGGCGGCGATGTCGGCGTTGGTGTCGCCCCTGCTGAGCAGGGCCAGCACCTCGTGTTCGCGGGGCGTGAGCTGTTCGAGCCGGGTACGGGCGGCAGCCGCACGGAGCGGGCTGGTCGCGTGGTAGCGGTCGATGAGGCGGCGGGCCGCGACGGGATGGAGCATGGCCGATCCGGCGGCGACGAGATGCACCGCCCGCAGGATCTCCTTCGGTTCCACGTCCTTGAGCAGGAAGCCGTCGGCCCCGGCGGCAAGGGAGTTGTAGACGTACTCGTCGACGTCGAAGGTGGTCAGCGTGATCACCTTCGGGGGTGGGGCAGTGCGCGCAGCCGGCGGGTGGCGGCGATGCCGTCCAGGCGCGGCATGCGGACGTCGACCAGCGCCACGTCGACGCGGTGTGCCCTCGCCAGTTCGACGGCTTGCAGCCCGTCGGACGCCTGGCCGGCGACCTCGATGCCGTCGTCGCCGTCGAGGAGGTCGGTCAGCCCCAGGCGGACGAGGGCGTCGTCGTCGACGATCATGGCGCGGATCATGTACGGATGCCGTTCTGCTCGGCGTCTGCGGGACAGGGTATGCGCGCGGCGAGACGCCAGGAACCGTCATCGCCCGGCCCGGCGCGCAGACGTCCGCCGAGGCTGGTGACGCGCTCGCGCAGGCCGACCAGACCGTAGCCGGACGGGGGCGTCTCCATGGCCGTACTGCCGGGTCCGTTGCACACCTCGACCTCGGTGACGGGCGGCCCGTAGTCGACGCGTACGGTCACCGGCGCGCCCTCGGCGTGCTTGCGGGCGTTCGTCAGCGCCTCCTGAACGAGACGGTGAACGGCCAGGCGGTGAACGGTGGGAGCCTTGTCCGGCTGCCCGCCGACGGTCATCCCGACCTGCTGCCCCACCGTTTCGGCTTCCTCGACCAGCTCGCGCACGTCGCGCAGCACGGGCGCTGAAGCGGCGTCCCCGTCCCCGTCCCCGCCTCCGCCGGTGTCCGCGTCCGCCGTGGCGCCGCGGCCGTGCAGGGCGCCGAGGATGTCCCGCAGATCGCCGAGGGCCTCGGTGGAGGCCGTACGCAGCAGAGCGAGACGCTCCGCGACCACCTGGGGCAGCGTGCCGGTCGTGGCGGCGAGCACGCCGGTGTGCAGGGCGATGAGGCTCAACCGGTGGGCGAGCACGTCGTGCATCTCGGCGGCGATACGGGAACGCTCGGCGGCACGTGCCGCCTCCTCCCTCAACTCCCGCTCGATACGCAGATGTTCGACCTCGGCGTTGAGCATTCTCACCCGGCGGCCCCGGCCCGCCCAGTGCCCGCACCCGACGACGACCAGCAGCAGCACGCCGAAGCGCACGGTGAACGACGACGTCGCCGAGGCCAGCAGGGACTCGGCGACCAGTACGGCGGCGCCGCAGCCCAGGGCCACCG from Streptomyces marispadix includes:
- a CDS encoding DUF899 family protein; translation: MRQTNLATESAEYVSAREELRQAEIELMRQRERVAAMRRELPPGPVVEDYVFEEGPSGLDAGDEPVRQVRLSELFTRPGRDLIVYHLMYGKRQTEPCPMCTMWLDGLNGVVRHVTRNADFAVVAAAGLPELRAHARNRGWRNLRLLSAGSGTFKYDLGSEDAEGGQDSTLSVFTRDEAGAVSHFYSVHPRMAEDIGERGIDLFSPVWHLLDLTPRGRGEWYPGLDY
- a CDS encoding LamG domain-containing protein, which encodes METECVSDAGLVELVRGGGESAGAALAELERRHFDAVRAFAAICLNDVSAVEELARRAWQSAAAEGGITAGAVRPQALALVLWAAAGVAETGHRAVLEADLAVWLAARPQPQTSYEEPDGQGGAAFLHQGSVTARAFNSLPPNLQTVLWHHLVERADSDAIAPLLGSGSSESQEVSVLIRRAHRDFYYAYEQIHQYGMADDCRRFHRVVMAYADGRGGNTGDVVEHLAKCGYCARAVADLERMHSDFGGLLVQALLPWGGPQYAESRRGEWASTTIEIPVIGREGGRESGRESGREGGRGGRRGGGRERHRRGAAAATSASSAAPAGPSPTAGLSPTAGPSPEAGPVPPVGPPPTAPPLAPPARARGRERTGGRDRIRGRDRMRGRRVTQVAAAVGVCSAAVAFAYAQGVGTKLSELAGVVPSKETPSTSQPRDPGPSKSASNSPSPSPSRSGGGDFAPPGDEGRDRRPSPTPSPAVKGAALEWLFGDDKDADGPVAADSSGNGKNGTPKGDPLPKPLADGGLAFFGQQSVTSRGPVLDTDRSFSVSARVKLSNTDEYQTVASQDGTEISSFQLQYDAVENRWEMRMHQADSRTSPADEAESDSAPRAGRWTSLTGVWDASDERIRLYVDGELEDSVGRDGDSSTEGEFAVGRAQLGEGFIRGLEGTVAGVRAYPRALTGAEARKLADEDAWNG
- a CDS encoding DUF1203 domain-containing protein, translating into MTAYTPLPIPPTTLKELRDTDDSGRPFRPYTARADGVPLNCVGSPLRCCLRAIEPGERVALVSYAPLRRWAAATGADPGAYDESGPVFIHAAECGGPQDPGGYPFARPGALRTVRRYDADGRIAGGRLVEIPEDVEAGFDQAFREAFSRPEVALVHVRAVEYGCFQFEVRRP
- a CDS encoding sensor histidine kinase, which translates into the protein MGWSWIGHPSWAAYGRFGLVVPVTFGAVQYGAVSADGRYLTPVSAAAVLCGLALLVRRPHWLLAPLLATVATGLWGWPLLPLLLVALFELASHSRIAVALGCGAAVLVAESLLASATSSFTVRFGVLLLVVVGCGHWAGRGRRVRMLNAEVEHLRIERELREEAARAAERSRIAAEMHDVLAHRLSLIALHTGVLAATTGTLPQVVAERLALLRTASTEALGDLRDILGALHGRGATADADTGGGGDGDGDAASAPVLRDVRELVEEAETVGQQVGMTVGGQPDKAPTVHRLAVHRLVQEALTNARKHAEGAPVTVRVDYGPPVTEVEVCNGPGSTAMETPPSGYGLVGLRERVTSLGGRLRAGPGDDGSWRLAARIPCPADAEQNGIRT